The following are from one region of the Silene latifolia isolate original U9 population chromosome 9, ASM4854445v1, whole genome shotgun sequence genome:
- the LOC141599927 gene encoding zinc finger A20 and AN1 domain-containing stress-associated protein 1-like: MNDPALCATGCGFFGNPTQHNLCSKCFRDSLKKATVKPEQSRTSSNKDDIVTKVAANVGQTMKKRCGCCKKRIGLTGFECRCGEVYCGSHRYPELHSCPFDFKGVQLESLSKTLFSAAECKADKLHYRL; encoded by the coding sequence ATGAATGATCCAGCTCTATGTGCAACCGGATGCGGATTCTTTGGGAATCCAACCCAACACAATCTTTGTTCTAAGTGTTTCCGAGATTCCCTTAAGAAAGCAACTGTAAAACCAGAACAAAGTCGTACGAGCAGCAACAAAGACGACATAGTCACTAAGGTCGCGGCTAATGTGGGCCAGACAATGAAGAAGAGGTGTGGTTGTTGCAAGAAACGGATTGGGCTGACGGGTTTCGAGTGCAGGTGTGGAGAAGTGTACTGTGGGTCCCACAGGTACCCTGAGTTGCATTCTTGTCCGTTTGATTTCAAGGGAGTCCAACTTGAGTCTTTGTCCAAGACTTTGTTTTCTGCGGCTGAGTGCAAGGCTGATAAGCTTCATTACCGATTGTGA